A genomic stretch from Falco cherrug isolate bFalChe1 chromosome 3, bFalChe1.pri, whole genome shotgun sequence includes:
- the LOC102059383 gene encoding CCN family member 2-like, whose protein sequence is MAGNLGAVTWTLFLLLAPGWVELQACTYPCQCPSQPLQCPAGTSHVLDACGCCKVCARQLGELCSLQKPCDHHKGLYCDFSKIHRGSGICLAHEGATCDLLGKIYHNGESFQPTCKLQCICMDGAIGCIPLCSDDLRLPSPECPNPRRVKFRNKCCEEWICEEGSEENRFETAMAVFREDPARKPELNNLQENCLVQTTEWSACSKSCGMGISARVTNDNPQCHLEKETRLCMVRPCDFPMEKTKKGKKCVRTPKPRQSLHFEFSGCTSTRSYRPKFCGSCTDGRCCTPYVTSTVEVEFRCPEGDFFQRKMMFIKMCSCHYDCPRDNDIFLATYHRRMIGDHVKTERQ, encoded by the exons GTAGAGCTGCAGGCCTGCACGTACCCATGCCAGTgtccctcccagcctctgcaGTGCCCCGCTGGCACCAGCCACGTGTTGGatgcctgtggctgctgcaaGGTGTGTGCCAGGCAGCTTGGcgagctctgctccctgcagaaaCCCTGTGATCATCACAAGGGACTCTACTGCGACTTCTCCAAAATCCACAGAGGCAGCGGGATCTGCTTAG CTCACGAGGGTGCAACTTGTGACCTGCTGGGCAAGATCTACCACAACGGGGAGAGCTTCCAGCCCACCTGCAAGCTGCAGTGCATCTGCATGGACGGGGCCATCGGCTGCATCCCGCTCTGCTCCGACGACCTGCGGCTGCCGTCCCCCGAGTgccccaacccccggcgggtGAAGTTTCGCAATAAGTGCTGCGAAGAGTGGATCTGCGAGGAGGGCAGTGAGGAAAACCGCTTCGAAACAGCCATGGCGG TTTTCAGGGAGGATCCGGCACGCAAGCCGGAGCTGAACAACCTGCAGGAGAACTGCTTGGTGCAGACCACCGAGTGGAGTGCCTGCTCCAAGAGCTGCGGCATGGGCATCTCTGCCCGAGTAACCAACGACAACCCCCAGTGCCACCTGGAGAAGGAGACCCGGCTCTGCATGGTCCGACCCTGCGACTTCCCCATGGAGAAAACCAAG AAGGGGAAGAAGTGTGTGCGGACCCCAAAGCCACGCCAGAGCCTCCATTTTGAGTTTTCGGGCTGCACCAGCACCCGTTCCTACCGGCCCAAGTTCTGCGGCAGCTGCACGGACGGCCGCTGCTGCACCCCGTACGTCACCAGCACCGTGGAGGTGGAATTCCGCTGCCCCGAGGGGGACTTCTTCCAGCGGAAAATGATGTTCATCAAGATGTGCTCCTGCCACTACGACTGTCCCCGAGACAACGACATCTTCCTGGCCACATATCACAGGAGGATGATTGGAGACCACGTCAAGACAGAGAGGCAGTAG